The Salvelinus fontinalis isolate EN_2023a unplaced genomic scaffold, ASM2944872v1 scaffold_1513, whole genome shotgun sequence DNA window GTGAATGACAAACGCACCCACCCCAAAGGGGAAATACTGCTGGAAATGaattggcagatattgtgttCCGTTTAGCTTTAAACCAGTTGTGGCTAACCAGGGGTGGTTGAATGGCAATGTGGATTTGATTGGATAGTAGCCAGGAGCTTGAGTGGTCTAATACTAGTGAGatttgtttatgacagtttgcAAAAGAACTTGTTTGGCGAGCTCCTCTTAGGTAGACTGCGTGTTACTGGTAGCTTGTGATGGACCTGTTGGAGAACCCTGATGTAGATATTCTCCATGACATGCAATAGTCGGCTGACGTGACCATACCTGTTTGATCTCACGCTTCAGCTTGCGGATGCCGGTGCGCTCCGTCTTAGTGGCTCCAGTGTGACCCAGCTCATGTATGGAGACAGCCGGGCTGGTGGCTGAGGACTGCATAGGACGCACTGAcacaggaggagggagggagacagacacaacacaacaattCATTTGAATCAATAAAATAGTCCTACACCTGCAAAGATACCAGTACACCTGTAAAGATTTGAGAAGAATCAGGAAATGTATTAATACTGTAGAAACTACTAATGCTGGCTATGTAGGGGTCGGGGCTATGTAGGGGTACGGGTCGGGGGTCGGGGCTAGGGGTCTATATAGGGGTCGGGGCTAGGGGTCTATGTAGGGGTCGGGGCTAGGGGTCTATGTAGGGGTCGGGGATAGGGGTCTATGAAGGGGTCGGGGCTAGGGGTCTATGTAGGGGTCGGGGCTAGGGGTCTATATAGGGGTCTATGTAGGGGTCGGGGCTAGGGGTCTATGTAGGGGTCGGGGCTAGGGGTCTATGTAGGGTTCGGAGATAGGGGCTGATTGGGAAAGACTCACTGCTCCTCTCCACCCCAAACTCCTTCCCACTGAGGATGTGGTGTAGCAGGTTCTTCATGTCTGATGGACTCAAGTTCATCAGGCTCTCAGAGGCCTCCTCCCCTgcagaggacagaaagagagacgccTGCAACGCTGAGTAGAGACACTCGGTAAAAACTCCCCAGGCACTTCCACACTAAAGGCCATACAGCTCAACATCCAGATACAGTAGTGTTACTACTAACCAGGTCTACCTGAAAGAactaccagagccctgttcaGATGGTGAGTCTACTGAGGCCTTTACAACACAGCTGATATATTCAACCATTCTAAGAATGGTACTGAACCCTTCCTGAGCAGTGTAGACTGAACCCTTCCTGAGCAGTGTAGACCGAACCCTACCTGAGCAGTGTAGACTGAACCCTACCTGAGCAGTGTAGACTGAACCCTACCTGAGCAGTGTAGACCGAACCCTACCTGAGCAGTGTAGACTGAACCCTTCCTGAGCAGTGTAGACTGAACCCTTCCTGAGCAGTGTAGACTGAACCCTACCTGAGCAGTGTAGACCGAACCCTACCTGAGCAGTGTAGACTGAACCCTTCCTGAGCAGTGTAGACTGAACCCTTCCTGAGCAGTGTAGACTGAACCCTACCTGAGCAGTGTAGACTGAACCCTACCTGAGCAGTGTAGACTGAACCCTACCTGAGCAGTGTAGACTGAACCCTACCTGAGCAGTGTAGACCGAACCCTACCTGAGCAGTGTAGACTAAACCCTACCTGAGCAGTGTAGACTGCGGGCCAGCTCTGTAGCCATCACCTGCATGATGAGTCCGATTCGGAGACGCAGCATGTCCCCAAACAGAGCCGGCTGGGAGCGGACGTACATGGCCAGGTACACCATGATCTCCTGCATTATCACAATACGGCAGTCATTACTTTCCCTTCATCACAGAGACTTGTTACAAAACTGACCAAAGTTTGCTTTAACCGCTCAAGCTAGACTCGCATCAGGCAGAGAATTTTGACGGAAATGGTCATCTGTAAGCATGTTATATAATCCCAGTTATAATGTGTTGTACCTGAGTGAGCACAGCGATGCTGATGTCCTGCCCACTGGCCTCATAGATCAGAGAGCTGAGTTGTTCTGGAGGAAGAGGAGCTGAGATGACTTTCTCCCTGGGCTCCGGTGGTAACCCCACTGTCAGCTGCTTGTGGTGGGAGATGAGATCTGTACAGGCCTCGGCCAGCACCTCCACTCTCTTTCTCAGGATACCAGAGATGTATCTGATCAGACCCCACTCCTTGTTGGCCCCAGCCTGGGCATACAGCTCCTCCAGGAGACACCTCACACTGACCCCGCCCTGACCCCCCACGTCCACCAGCCAATCAGCACCTTTCAGGTTAGAGAGAATTACATTTCATTCAGTTCAATTCAATCTGAGGAGTCAATTCAACTCAACCTGAGGAGTCAATTCAGTGTAATTCAAACCTAAACATGTAGAGAATTCAATTACATTTGATTCAATTCAAAGATTCAATTCAATCCAACACGTGCACCATCTAATCCAGGGGTGGGAAAAATATGGCCCATTTGATCCGACCCGCAGGAGGTTGGAGTAAAACAAAAAATGGGGGAAATTATTATTTTGTGTAAAAAAATTTAAAACTCCAGGTCACACTTGAACACCTACAACTAAACAGAGagtgtgtagaaatgataatggaccttTACAGTTTGCCCTCCCCTGATCTAAATCAGTACCTTTCATCACACAGAGGATATATAGTATGTCTGCCTGGTCCTGCAGTGTGGGACACTCCTTCAACTGTCTCACCAGAGACCCAAAGTCTGTGTTACCCTGGGAGTCCCGCGGCAGCTGGAGGTCTGCAATACTGGGGGTCTGAGAgcaaggatacacacacacacacacacacacacacacacacacacacacacacattagaggATCCAAACACACAGACGCACCAGAAAGACAGTATTGGAGTATGTTGTTGGCGTAGACTAACTGACCTTGGGCTGCTGTTgatgtggtgtgtggtggtgtggatgGAGCGGTGTGAGCTGGGCAACATGCAGAAGGTAGACTAACTGACCTTGGGCTGCTGTTgatgtggtgtgtggtggtgtggatgGAGCGGTGTGAGCTGGGCCACGTGCAGAAGGTTGAGGGATTTACGGTGCTTGTTCATGACGGGAGTCATAGGAAGATACATGGAGGCCTCTGTAAGAAACAACACTCACAATacaggatttgtatttattatggagccccattagttcctgccaaggcagcagctactctttctggggtccagcaaaattaaggcagttaaaacattacaatacattcacaacagatttcacaacatattaagtgtgtcCCCTCAGGCCCCTTCTCTACTACAACATATCTACAGAGTACCAACCATACAGTAGAAACCAACAGAGTCCCAACCATACAGTAGAAACCAACAGTCCTAACCATACAGTAGAAACCAACAGAGTCCCATACAGTAGAAACCAACAGAGTCCCATACATACACCTAaacataaccctaaacctaacacttGGTGAATAAACAAACAGTAAATGTGATGATAACTTACTAGGCATGTTGAGGCCTTGGACCTGGGCCATGAAGGAGAGGATGTCTCTGGTGGTGTGTTCAGCACTAAACACGTGGTGCTGCCCCCTCTGGATGGGAGGGAGATGACACTTGGTGGCTGTGCTCTGCATCAGCTGGCTGAGGTAGTGGTCAAACATGTCCTTGGAGCTGCCTGGAGGGGGGCGGGAGATAAATGTAGACTCAGCAATATGATATTACATACCACAAATACAAACACACCAATGACctatacagacataaacacacacacacacacacacacacacacacacacacacacacacacacacacacacacacacacacacacacacacacacacacacacacacacacacacacaccaccacggCTGACGTACCTGAGGGGACATAACTTTCTTCTTCGTCTTCCTCATCTTCTTCATTCTCCAGCAGGTCGTCATCAGTGTCTCCGTCGAGGAAGCTGAGCTCTGTGTGAAACGAGGTAGTCTGGAAGCTGGAGATGTTTGCCATCTGAACCCTGCAAAACACACAAGATGGAATGGAACCAAATAGGACATCACTGGAACTTTCACAACCAGGGATGCAGTGACATAAATATTGGAGCCTAGCATTTCCTTCTGTAAATATCCAGAGAGCTCTCTTAAGATGAGTGATCTTAGAAATGGAAGAGAGTCAGTCTGACCTTGCCCCTCCAAAGTATCCATCGTGCAGCTTCCTCAGAGTGGACAGAATACACGGGTCGATGCTCTCACCATCATCCACTGGGAACAACAAGGGAAACATGATCAattaaccaaccaaccaatcaataaaCCTTGTTTGTCCCATACAGAATGTAGTTTCCCAGCAAAGGTTAGTTTCCTGGACTCAGATTAAGCCTTGAATTTCCATTTAAATAAATGTTTAGTCCAGAAgtcacacaaacaacacagaatgATTACCCAGCATGCTGTGTGtgatggggaaggagagggtaTTTACCCAGCATGCTGTGTGTGATGGGGAAGGGGAGGGTATTTACCCAGCAGGCTGTGTGTGACAGGGAAGGGGAGGTTATTTACCCAGCATGCTGTGCGTGAAGGGGAGGGTATTTACCCAGCATGCTGTGTGTGATGGGGAAGGTCAGGGTAGGGCGTCCGGTCATCctccaggaggaggagagataggaCAGCTCCGTCCTTAGCATCTCCACTATCATCTGGTTGTCCAGAGCCAGGTAGAAGTGATGCTGGTCCAGGaactaaaggagaggagagacagagaaatggtTGTCCAGAGCCAGGTAGAAGTGATGCTGGTCCAGGaactaaaggagaggagagacagagagatggttgtCCAGAGCCAGGTAGAAGTGATGCTGGTCCAGGaactaaaggagaggagagagagagatggttgtccAGAGCCAGGTAGAAGTGATGCTGCTCCAGGaactaaaggagaggagagagatggccaACACTACTGCTCCAGcccaaacacacctgattcagcccTACATAAATACACCTGATTCAGCCCTACATAAATACACCTGATTCAGCCCTACATAAATACACCTGATTCAGCcctacacaaacacacctgattcagctaatCAAGGTCTTGATGAGCAGATAATTAGTAGAATCAGGGGCCGtatccaaatatatatatatatatatacactgaggtcacccgacctcaacaccatagagatggtttgggatgagttggactgcataatgaagggaaagcagccaacaagtgctcagcatatgtgggaactccttcaagactgttgcaaaagcattccagatgaagctggttgagagaatgccaagagtgttcaaagctgtcattaaggcaaagggtggctactttgaagaatctcaaatataaaatatattttgatttgtttaacacttttttggtgactacatgattccatattttatagttttgatgtcttcactattattctacaatgtagaaaatagtacaaataaagaaaaatccttgaatgagtaggtgtgtccaaacttttgactgtcgTGATTACCAGCTGAGATCAACTTTCATGACTTGATTTTCCTCCTGGCTCAGAGTTTGTCTGGGCAGTATCTTAACATCATCCTAAAACCTACGTACTCTGAGCTGGGAGGTTTGTCTTAAAACAGGTTTTAACCAGATTCCTGCTTTGTGGATACAGCCctaggtgtgctagattaggatTTAACAAGAGCATTTAGGGAGATAGGACCTCTACTGTCTTCAGGTAATAACAAGGTATGTCACCTGAGGGGTGAATGTGTAGGTGCGGTTCCGGATCTCGTAGAATTTCGAGGTTCCCAGAACTCCAATGTGCCTGTATGGCCTCCCGCTCAGATTCAACTTCTTGCAGTTTCCTGTGAAACAAGTCATTAGCTACGTAGTGCTTATAAAGGATTTATGCTCTACGAAGCCTTTCTAAGTAGTTGTAACTGTACCCAGTTTGACGTAGACGTGGCTGAGGATACGAGCAGGCATGACCCTGATGGGCTGGACCTCAGAGATGGTCTGGACCTCTATTTCATCGTTCTTCAGCAGCTCCTGGATCTCCTTAGACtccgctaacacacacactgccaacatacacacacacacaaattaaggTATGTACACAGAAACAAATGAAggtttgtacacacacacacacacacacacacacacacacacacacacacacacacacacacacacacacacacacacacacacacacacacacacacacacacgaagggaAAGGAAACTCTCAGATAGGCAGCCCTGACCACCGAGCAAATGATCTTAACAAAACGAGTTAATTAAATAACAAGTCTAGAACTGTATATTACTTCTCCAGTTAAAGGATGTAAAATGTCTTCCAGCCTGCATGAGAGGAAATGAGACATGCTGCATACCTTGTACAACTACGTCCGGCTTGAAACTGGTGGAGAATCGCCTGTTGAGAGGGTCGATCTCTCCAGGGGCGAGGAATCCCTTGGAggaacagacggagagagagaacagtgagGCCAGAAAACTAAACCACCAATCAACACCTCACTGTGGTAGACAGAGGCAGAATCACTCTATGATAAGACGACAGCAGAATGTTTTTACCTCAGCCAGCAGAGAGCTAACAATGTAGAGGGACTGTCCCCACATGTGAGGTAACTGACCCATAGCCACTCTGTCCACGGAGTGAGGGTTCCTGTACTCTTCCTCCATCTGGGGGAAACACCACACATTTACGGTCTTCCTCACTTAGTTGTAGGGACGTTGTTACTTATCAGGATTCAGAAAGGTAGCAAGTGTAGAATGTTACTTCTCCACAGCCCATATCGGCACAAGGAGTAAAGCTGACGTGCCCTAAAGAAAGACTGATTTCCAATTTACACatggacaataaagttgtattCAAAGGGCCATGGCGATACCTTTTCAGGTGGGACAGCGTAGAGCTCAGGCATCAGGCGGATCCCGGGCTTCCCTCTGATCAGGACTTCTTCCAGAGCATCTCTGTACTCCTGCACCTGGAGACAGGAACCAGGAGAGGATATGTTGTACATACAGACACGTGGCCCCGGTGCTCTAGCGGTCTGACATATAGCTTGGTGACGTCACCTGCTCCGAGACCTAAAAGTAGTTGTTTCTCTTGATCTGAAATGGACGCGGCTCTTGTGGAGTGacaggtaacgatgcttcgtgggtgacagGCGTGGGTGTATTCAGAGGGTCTCAGGGTGGAACCTAGgttgggatgaggagagggacggaaccaacactgctacacacacctGTACAAGGTCTCCGCTGAAGATGCCGTCCAGAATGAGGTAGGTCCAGAACACTGGCCATTCACATTCTATATTCTCAAACAGTTTGAGTTCAGCTGGGTCGTAGTGGAGACGGGACGGGTCCTGAGAAAGACAGACACGGAAATATTACACCAAATGTCTTATCTGAAAGAACAAGGCTAATCTTTAAACGAGAGTTAAATGAAAGGAAAACCCCACTAAAAGACTATCTTTTGCTATtgatttcattagtccactgttagtACAGTGCCAacgtgttttgcatgtcagcagtcaagttttcaagatattggactttcaagaagcaaagaagtgtcacatcatcatcatcatatgcAAAACGCATCATCATATTGATGATGTGGCAAGTGACACTTTGTGGACGAATGAAAAGAATTACCAACAGATTTTAagtggatttttcctttaagtTATACTGTTTAATCTGAAACCACGTTTCCATCACCACAGCTGTGAAGTTTCGCTGTCATTTTATAAATGCAGACAGATCATTAGTTCATTCAAcacggtgggatctttttgtgtcagtaaaatgtaCTATGCaggaaatggcggtggaaatgcctttatgtgcaaatattgatataataaccctCATATGGAAGTACATTTGGTGTCatgtgatatgttgtgtggtcctcccactgcgACTCGGGAAAGcctgcagtttattaggctacagatgaaacaagttgtgatgaacttcacagggaggTGAATGTGCACAGTgatgatcttgatgctcctttccaataaatatccagggtcttattctggtgacacgatgatcgatgcttggctgccgtttgacaaataacaATATTTTCACTCTTATCAGTAATAATGTCATCATGgagaccaatcaatcaatcaattttattttatatagcccttcgtacatcagataatatctcgaagtgctgtacagaaacccagcctaaaaccccaaacagctagaatgcaggtgtagaagcacggtggctaggaaaaactccctagaaaggccaaaacctaggaagaaacctagagaggaaccaggctatgaggggtggccagtcctcttctggctgtgccgggtggagattataacagaactatgccaagatgttcaaaaatgttcataagtgacaagcatggtcaaataataatcaggaataaatctcagttggcttttcatagccgatcattaagagttgaaaacagcaggtctgggacaggtagtggttCCATAACCGAGACGAGCCTACAcacactgtatctgccagctgttggctacaGCGCAGATACAAGACCCTTGGATGGAAATCTAGTTTATTTCACACAGTAAGGAGAAAAACATGTGTACAGTACCTCTCTCGggcatctgtatccatctctgaTGAACCGGCAGCAGCCATAGCGTCCCTGGGGAAGAGAACGGAGTCATTTAGAAACGGCATTCTAGAGCACCATTAAGCCTAGCCAATGGAGGTTCCCCATTGGTATCCTTAccgtccaggactaggcttaatctgagtCTGGGAATCAACTAGCCCCTAAAGTGTGTCTGTGGTCCAGTCTAGACAAGATCCTATCTACCTGTATATTGGATATGATCTCACTGTATCTGGGGTCCAGTCTAGACCGGATCCTATCTACCTGTAGCTTGGATATGATCTCATTGTATCTGTGGTCCAGTCTAGACAGGATCCTATCTACCTGTAGCTTTGGTATGAGCTCACTGTATCTGTGGTCCAGTCTAGACAGGATCCTATCTACCTGTAGCTTTGGTATGATCTCACTGTATCTGGGGTCCAGTCTAGACCGGATCCTATCTACCTGTAGCTTTGGTATGATCTCACTGTATCTGGGGTCCAGTCTAGACAGTATCCTATCTACCTGTAGCTTTGGTATGAGCTCACTGTATCTGTGGTCCAGTCTAGACAAGATCCTATCTACATGTATATTGGGTATGATCTTACTGTATCTGGGGTCCAGTCTAGACCGGATCCTATCTACCTGTAGCTTGGATATGATCTCATTGTATCTGTGGTCCAGTCTAGACAGAATCCTATCTACCTGTAGCTTTGGTATGAGCTCACTGTATCTGTGGTCCAGTCTAGACAGGATCCTATCTACCTGTAGCTTGGATATGATCTCACTGTATCTGTGGTCCAGTCTAGACAGGATCCTATCTACCTGTATATTGGGTATGATCTCACTGTATCTGTGGTCCAGTCTAGACAGGATCCTATCTACCTGTATCTTGGGTATGATCTCACTGTATCTGTGGTCCAGTCTAGACAGGCTCCTATTTACCTGTATATTGGATATGATCTCACTGTATCTGTGGTCCAGTCTAGACAGGATCCCATCTACCTGTATATTGGGTATGATCTCACTGTATCTGTGGTCCAGTCTAGACAGGATCCTATCTACCTGTAGCCTGGATATGATCTCATTGTATCTGTGGTCCAGTCTAGACAGGATCCTATCTACCTGTAGCTTGGGTATGATCTCACTGTATCTGTGGTCCAGTCTAGACAGGATCCTATCTATCTGTAGCTTGGATATGATATCACTGTATCTGTGGTCCA harbors:
- the LOC129849530 gene encoding phosphorylase b kinase regulatory subunit alpha, liver isoform-like — its product is IDIYLPACLTCLSNLCVCLQNPVTGLLPCSVQLPDAWVRDNVYSILAVWGLGMAYRKNADRDEDKAKAYELEQSVVKLMQGLLQCMMRQVAKVEKFKYTQSPNDCLHAKYHTPTCATVVGDDQWGHLQVDATSLYLLVLAQMTASGLRIISTLHEVAFIQNLVFYIEAAYKVADYGMWERGDKTNQGIPELNTSSVGMAKAALEAIDELDLFGAHGGPKSVIHVLPDEVEHCQAILCSMLPRASTSKEIDAGLLSIISFPAFAVEDADLVTITKTEIISRLQGRYGCCRFIRDGYRCPREDPSRLHYDPAELKLFENIECEWPVFWTYLILDGIFSGDLVQVQEYRDALEEVLIRGKPGIRLMPELYAVPPEKMEEEYRNPHSVDRVAMGQLPHMWGQSLYIVSSLLAEGFLAPGEIDPLNRRFSTSFKPDVVVQVCVLAESKEIQELLKNDEIEVQTISEVQPIRVMPARILSHVYVKLGNCKKLNLSGRPYRHIGVLGTSKFYEIRNRTYTFTPQFLDQHHFYLALDNQMIVEMLRTELSYLSSSWRMTGRPTLTFPITHSMLVDDGESIDPCILSTLRKLHDGYFGGARVQMANISSFQTTSFHTELSFLDGDTDDDLLENEEDEEDEEESYVPSGSSKDMFDHYLSQLMQSTATKCHLPPIQRGQHHVFSAEHTTRDILSFMAQVQGLNMPKASMYLPMTPVMNKHRKSLNLLHVAQLTPLHPHHHTPHQQQPKQPKTPSIADLQLPRDSQGNTDFGSLVRQLKECPTLQDQADILYILCVMKGADWLVDVGGQGGVSVRCLLEELYAQAGANKEWGLIRYISGILRKRVEVLAEACTDLISHHKQLTVGLPPEPREKVISAPLPPEQLSSLIYEASGQDISIAVLTQEIMVYLAMYVRSQPALFGDMLRLRIGLIMQVMATELARSLHCSGEEASESLMNLSPSDMKNLLHHILSGKEFGVERSMRPMQSSATSPAVSIHELGHTGATKTERTGIRKLKREIKQLDDSSRPISMSNSGYSISSNVTSPRSTRCSSPSTPSGILSPVGPGGSDSHLQWEERQGQWLRRRRLDGAINRVPMGFYQKVWKILQKCHGLSIDGYVLPSSTTREMTEGEIKFAVHVESVLNHVPQPEYRQLLVEAVMVLTLVAEMDVDNIGGIILIDRIVHMANDLFLQDQRTHGANEYFLEKDPATGICHFFYDSAPSGSYGTMTYLSKAVVTYLQDFLPQSTCLMQ